One window of Medicago truncatula cultivar Jemalong A17 chromosome 2, MtrunA17r5.0-ANR, whole genome shotgun sequence genomic DNA carries:
- the LOC11440332 gene encoding protein NRT1/ PTR FAMILY 4.6, protein MEKAEFVDMKLEAELQLVDGNKVDWKGRSALKFKYGGMKAALLMLVTLGLENLATFSLAVNSVPYFMGIMHYQLEDAANMLTNYMGVSYILSILVAIVADTWIGRYKSVLFSGFFEFLGLALLTVQAHYPSLKPKECNVNDITVHCKTPSRGQEAILFIGLYLLAFGSAGTKAALPSHGADQFDESDPKEEKKMSTFFNVLLLAVCMGGAVSLTFIVWIQINKGWDWGFGIGTIAIFLGTVIFAAGLPLYRIQVATGNSVLLEIIQVYVAAIRNRNLHLPEDPKELYEIEQDKEASEEIEFLPHRDIFRFLDKAAIDSKPDMQSGKSEAPSTSPWKLCRVTQVENAKILLSMVPIFCCTIIMTLCLAQLQTFSIEQGYTMDTKVTKHFHIPPASLPFIPIMFLIILVPIYDRIFVPVIRKFTGIPTGVTHLQRIGVGLILASVSMAVASIIEVKRKRVANDNNMLDALPVYQPLPISTFWLSFQYFIFGIADIFTYIGLLQFFYSEAPKGLKSTSTCFLWTSMALGYFLSTIVVKCINGATKHTKSGGWLIGNNINRNHLNLFYLFLSIVSLINFFVYLFVSKRYKYRPQGTKVSADGSSKE, encoded by the exons ATG GAAAAAGCTGAGTTTGTTGACATGAAGTTGGAAGCTGAGCTTCAACTGGTTGATGGAAATAAAGTGGACTGGAAAGGAAGAAGTGCACTGAAATTCAAATATGGTGGAATGAAAGCTGCTTTGCTCATGCTAG TCACACTTGGTTTGGAAAATTTGGCAACTTTCTCGCTAGCTGTGAACTCGGTGCCATATTTCATGGGAATCATGCATTATCAACTAGAAGATGCTGCTAACATGCTCACCAACTATATGGGTGTCAGTTACATTCTCTCTATTTTGGTGGCTATCGTTGCTGATACATGGATTGGTAGATACAAATCTGTTTTATTTTCTGGCTTCTTCGAGTTTTTG GGTCTTGCATTGCTTACAGTACAAGCACACTATCCTAGTCTTAAGCCAAAAGAGTGCAATGTCAATGACATAACAGTTCATTGTAAAACACCAAGTCGAGGCCAGGAAGCTATTCTCTTCATTGGTCTATACTTGTTGGCCTTCGGCAGTGCAGGAACCAAAGCTGCATTGCCATCACATGGTGCAGACCAATTTGATGAATCAGATcccaaagaagaaaagaaaatgtccACATTCTTTAATGTTCTCTTGCTTGCTGTTTGCATGGGTGGTGCAGTCAGCTTAACTTTCATTGTATGGATACAAATCAACAAAGGATGGGATTGGGGATTTGGTATTGGCACCATAGCTATATTTTTGGGTACCGTAATTTTCGCTGCTGGTTTGCCACTATATAGAATTCAAGTTGCTACAGGAAATAGTGTTCTCCTTGAGATCATACAG GTCTATGTTGCTGCAATCCGCAACAGAAATCTTCATTTGCCTGAAGATCCAAAGGAACTATATGAAATTGAACAGGACAAGGAAGCTTCTGAGGAAATTGAGTTTCTACCTCATAGAGACATTTTCAG GTTCTTGGACAAAGCAGCCATAGATTCAAAACCTGATATGCAATCGGGGAAATCAGAGGCACCAAGTACAAGTCCATGGAAACTTTGCAGGGTTACACAAGTAGAAAATGCCAAAATCCTTCTCAGCATGGTTCCAATATTCTGTTGTACAATTATAATGACCCTTTGCCTAGCTCAACTCCAAACCTTTTCAATCGAACAAGGCTACACCATGGACACAAAAGTCACCAAACATTTTCACATCCCACCCGCATCCCTCCCATTCATCCCAATCATGTTCTTAATCATTCTCGTACCTATCTACGACCGCATTTTCGTTCCTGTTATACGTAAATTCACCGGTATTCCAACCGGTGTTACACACTTGCAACGTATAGGTGTTGGTCTTATACTTGCTTCCGTATCAATGGCTGTCGCTTCAATTATagaagtaaaaagaaaaagagtggCCAATGACAATAACATGCTTGATGCTTTACCAGTATATCAGCCATTGCCTATAAGCACATTTTGGCTTTCTTTTCAGTATTTCATATTTGGCATAGCTGACATATTCACCTATATTGGTCTCCTTCAGTTTTTCTATTCAGAGGCACCAAAAGGACTTAAATCTACATCAACTTGCTTCCTTTGGACTTCAATGGCACTTGGATATTTTCTAAGTACCATAGTGGTTAAGTGTATCAATGGTGCCACCAAGCATACCAAAAGTGGGGGTTGGTTAATAGGGAATAATATCAATAGAAATCATCTAAACCTGTTCTACTTGTTCCTTTCCATTGTGAGCTTGATCAACTTCTTTGTCTATTTGTTTGTTTCAAAGAGATACAAATACAGACCTCAAGGTACTAAGGTCTCAGCTGATGGCAGTTCAAAGGAGTGA
- the LOC11439318 gene encoding receptor-like protein EIX2 produces MASTRIVFGYYVIALLFLFASTQCVVMSLDVSTLCIKEERVALLNIKKDLNDPSNCLSSWVGKDCCDWIGIQCDNKTGNILKLDLQPLHICTTDIFLQSPLGGKINPSLLDLKHLSHLDLSYNDFKGVPIPEFIGSLNTLNYLDLSHANFSGMVPPHLGNLSNLHHLDVSGPSISWTLSDIGLLTTGLWVRDISWLYTLSSLQYLNMDFVNITDSPRELFRAVNKMPSLLELHLSFCNLAALPPSSPFLNISSLYVLDLSKNIYDSSIPPWLFNISTLTQLILSYSSVRGLFPSMLGKWNLHNLRNLDLSSNDLTIDITQVMEALSCSNQSLEVLDLNYNQLTGKLPHSLGKLTSLRQLDISNNLLTSHIGISGPIPASIGNLSNLEFLYLRNNMMNGTIPESIGKLTNLYFLDLLENHWEGTMTNIHFHNLTNLLSLSVSSKQNSFALKVTNDWVPTFKGLYHVEICNCQVGPAFPNWFRDLNSLTDIFLESAGISEEIPHWLYNMSSQISNLDLSHNKISGYLPKEMNFTSSNISLVDFSYNQLKGSVPLWSGVSALCLRNNLLSGTVPANFGEKMSHLEYLDLSNNYLSGKIPISLNEIHDLNYLDISNNHLTGEIPQIWKGMQSLQIIDLSSNSFSGGIPTSICSSPLLFILELSNNHLSANLSPTLQNCTLLKSLSLENNRFFGSIPKEINLPLLSELLLRGNSLTGSIPEELCHLSSLHLLDLAENNFSGSIPACLGDILGFKLPQQNYSLGLLYSFEDFGILSYTKHTNLVINGRVVKYLKQMQVHSIIDLSKNNLSGEIPEKITQLFHLGALNLSWNQLTGNIPNNIGSQRDLENLDLSHNNLSGPIPASMASMTSLSYLNLSYNNLSGQIPTANQFGTFNELSYVGNQGLCGDPLPTNCSSLSPGNVEQDKKHEDGADEDDNSERLGLYASIAVGYITGFWIVCGSLMLKRSWRHAYFNFMYDTRDKVLVFMAVNLMHLKRRFGSERN; encoded by the coding sequence ATGGCAAGCACAAGAATCGTCTTTGGATATTATGTTATTGCTCTCCTCTTTCTTTTTGCATCAACTCAGTGTGTAGTTATGAGCCTTGATGTTAGCACTCTTTGCATTAAAGAAGAGAGGGTGGCACTCCTTAACATAAAAAAAGATCTGAACGATCCTTCCAATTGCCTTTCCTCTTGGGTTGGGAAGGATTGCTGTGACTGGATTGGTATACAATGTGACAATAAAACAGGTAACATTCTTAAGCTTGATCTCCAGCCCCTTCATATCTGCACAACAGATATATTTTTACAGTCTCCCTTGGGAGGTAAGATAAATCCTTCATTACTTGACTTAAAACATTTGAGTCACTTGGACTTGAGCTATAATGATTTCAAAGGAGTTCCCATTCCTGAATTTATTGGTTCTCTCAATACGCTCAATTACCTTGATTTATCCCATGCAAATTTTTCTGGAATGGTCCCTCCTCATCTCGGAAATTTGTCAAATTTGCATCATCTTGATGTCTCTGGCCCAAGTATAAGCTGGACACTTTCAGACATAGGCTTGCTCACTACGGGACTTTGGGTCAGAGACATAAGCTGGCTCTATACCTTGTCTTCGCTTCAATATCTTAACATGGACTTTGTTAACATCACAGACTCACCCCGTGAGTTGTTTCGAGCTGTTAATAAGATGCCATCTCTGTTAGAGTTGCATTTGTCCTTTTGCAATCTTGCTGCACTCCCTCCATCTTCAccctttttaaatatttcatcaCTTTATGTGCTTGACCTCTCTAAGAATATTTATGATTCCTCAATACCTCCCTGGTTGTTCAACATCAGTACCCTCACACAACTTATTCTTTCTTATTCATCTGTAAGAGGTTTATTTCCTTCTATGCTTGGGAAATGGAATCTTCACAATCTTCGAAATCTAGACCTATCATCTAATGATCTAACCATTGATATAACTCAAGTAATGGAGGCCTTGTCTTGTAGCAACCAAAGCCTGGAGGTTCTAGATTTGAATTATAATCAACTAACTGGGAAATTGCCTCATTCATTAGGAAAACTTACTAGTTTGCGTCAGCTTGACATTAGTAACAACCTCTTGACCTCACACATAGGTATCTCGGGTCCTATACCAGCATCTATAGGAAATTTATCAAATCTAGAATTTTTGTATTTGAGAAACAACATGATGAATGGGACAATTCCTGAAAGCATTGGTAAACTAACCAATTTGTATTTTCTAGACCTACTTGAGAATCATTGGGAAGGTACTATGACAAATATTCATTTCCACAATCTCACAAACCTACTCAGTTTATCTGTGTCATCTAAACAAAACTCATTTGCTTTGAAAGTGACAAATGACTGGGTTCCAACTTTTAAGGGTTtgtaccatgttgaaatttgtaaTTGTCAAGTTGGCCCAGCATTTCCTAACTGGTTTAGAGACTTAAATTCCTTGACTGATATATTCCTAGAAAGTGCTGGAATTTCTGAGGAGATACCTCACTGGCTTTACAATATGTCCTCCCAAATTTCGAATCTAGATCTTTCTCACAACAAAATAAGTGGTTACCTTCCCAAAGAAATGAACTTCACTTCCTCAAATATATCTTTGGTTGACTTTTCTTACAACCAGTTGAAGGGTTCAGTGCCACTTTGGTCTGGTGTGAGTGCTCTTTGCCTAAGGAATAACTTGTTATCCGGGACAGTACCAGCCAATTTTGGCGAAAAAATGTCACATTTAGAATACTTGGATCTATCAAATAACTACCTAAGTGGGAAAATCCCAATATCCTTAAATGAGATTCATGATTTGAATTATCTTGATATATCTAACAATCATCTGACAGGGGAAATCCCGCAGATTTGGAAGGGTATGCAGAGTTTACAAATTATTGATCTATCCAGTAACAGTTTCTCAGGTGGAATTCCAACATCAATATGCTCATCTCCTTTACTCTTTATCCTAGAATTGAGCAACAACCATCTTTCTGCAAATTTGTCTCCAACCTTACAAAATTGTACTCTCTTGAAAAGTCTCTCGCTTGAAAACAATAGGTTTTTTGGGTCTATACCAAAAGAGATAAACCTTCCTTTACTTTCAGAGTTATTGTTACGAGGAAATTCATTAACAGGAAGCATTCCCGAAGAGTTGTGTCACTTATCTTCCCTCCATTTATTGGATCTTGCAGAAAACAATTTCTCTGGATCAATACCAGCATGTTTGGGTGATATACTCGGTTTCAAATTGCCACAACAAAATTACTCTTTAGGTTTGCTTTATTCATTTGAAGATTTTGGTATTCTATCATACACGAAGCACACAAATTTGGTCATAAACGGAAGAGTAGTCAAATACTTGAAGCAAATGCAGGTGCATTCCATAATTGATCTCTCGAAGAATAATCTTTCTGGAGAGATACCAGAGAAGATAACACAACTGTTTCACTTAGGTGCTCTGAATTTGTCTTGGAATCAGCTTACTGGAAATATACCCAACAACATTGGATCACAAAGAGATTTAGAAAATCTTGACCTTTCACATAACAATCTTTCCGGTCCAATCCCTGCGAGCATGGCTTCCATGACATCCTTGAGTTATTTGAACTTGTCCTACAACAACCTCTCTGGACAAATTCCAACAGCTAATCAGTTTGGCACCTTCAATGAGCTATCATATGTAGGCAACCAAGGGCTTTGTGGGGATCCTTTGCCAACTAATTGCTCATCATTGTCACCAGGAAATGTAGAGCAAGACAAAAAACATGAAGATGGTGCAGATGAAGATGACAACAGTGAAAGATTGGGATTATATGCAAGCATAGCAGTCGGGTATATTACTGGCTTCTGGATTGTGTGTGGAAGCTTGATGTTAAAGAGGTCTTGGAGACATGCGTATTTCAATTTCATGTATGACACAAGAGATAAAGTTCTGGTTTTCATGGCGGTTAATTTAATGCATCTAAAGCGCAGGTTTGGATCGGAAAGGAACTGA
- the LOC11441296 gene encoding oil body-associated protein 2A, translating to MKVDTNTRKNSQVTKKTSMASTDKSPNPTPAKGSDPTPGEAMTMEQHVVDKSAMMVQSFKPINQMSQHVCTFAMYSHDMSRQIQTHHYCSRLTEQFLQCAVYDSDDPNKGRLIGVEYIISDDIFETLPPEEQKLWHSHAYEIKSGLWVNPRVPEMIGMPELESLAKTYGKFWCTWQVDRGDRLPLGAPALMMSPQAVSPGLVRPDILHERDTKYKISSESLKSSRIEIPEPEMIHPMADYWKQHGKGFVIDFEETEMKKRAPFP from the exons ATGAAAGTAGACACAAACACACGAAAAAACTCACAAGTcacaaagaaaacatcaatGGCATCCACTGACAAGTCACCAAACCCAACACCAGCAAAGGGTTCAGATCCAACTCCGGGCGAAGCAATGACAATGGAACAACACGTGGTGGACAAGAGTGCAATGATGGTTCAAAGTTTCAAGCCCATAAACCAAATGAGTCAGCATGTGTGTACCTTTGCTATGTACAGTCATGACATGTCTCGCCAGATTCAAACTCATCACTACTGTTCAAGACTCACTGAACAGTTTCTACAATGTGCTGTTTATGATTCTGATGATCCTAATAAAGGTCGTCTTATAGGTGTTGAGTATATCATTTCTGATGATATCTTTGAAACTTTGCCTCCTGAGGAACAGAAGCTTTGGCATTCTCATGCTTATGAG ATAAAATCAGGTCTGTGGGTGAATCCTAGAGTTCCAGAGATGATTGGGATGCCTGAGCTTGAAAGTCTTGccaaaacttatggaaaatTCTGGTGTACGTGGCAGGTTGACCGAG GGGACAGGCTTCCACTGGGAGCACCAGCCCTTATGATGTCACCACAAGCGGTGAGTCCAGGATTAGTGAGGCCAGATATCTTGCATGAGAGGGACACCAAATACAAAATTTCCTCAGAGAGCCTTAAAAGCTCGAGGATTGAGATTCCAGAGCCAGAGATGATCCACCCAATGGCTGACTATTGGAAGCAACATGGCAAAGGCTTTGTCATTGACTTTGAAGAAACTGAAATGAAAAAGAGGGCTCCTTTTCCTTGA
- the LOC112419261 gene encoding receptor-like protein EIX2, whose protein sequence is MASTKIIIGHIVISLFFLFASTQCEVKSLNVSTLCIKEERVALLNIKKDLNDPSNCLSSWVGEDCCNWKGIECDNQTGHILKFELNTYVICNKTVRMVPTDLGNLSNLHHLDISSSDSSVWVRDLSWLSALSSLQYLGMDYVNVTNSSL, encoded by the exons ATGGCAAGCACAAAAATCATCATTGGACATATtgttatttctctcttcttcctttttGCATCAACTCAATGTGAAGTTAAGAGCCTTAATGTTAGCACTCTTTGCATTAAGGAAGAGAGAGTGGCACTCCTTAACATCAAAAAAGATCTCAATGATCCTTCCAATTGCCTTTCGTCATGGGTCGGGGAAGATTGCTGTAATTGGAAGGGTATTGAATGTGACAACCAAACTGGTCATATTCTAAAGTTTGAGCTCAATACCTATGTTATCTGCAACAAAACTGTAA GAATGGTCCCTACTGATCTTGGTAATTTGTCAAATTTGCACCATCTTGATATCTCTAGTTCAGATTCTTCAGTTTGGGTCAGAGACTTAAGCTGGCTTTCTGCTCTGTCTTCACTTCAATATCTTGGCATGGATTATGTCAATGTTACCAACTCGTCCCTCTAG
- the LOC11441845 gene encoding receptor-like protein EIX2 encodes MSSLLELHLASCGISSLPPTSPFLNITPLSVLDLSGNPLNTSMPSWLFNMSTLTELNLYASSLIGPIPSMFGRWNLCQIQYLVLGLNDLIGDITELIEALSCSNQSLEFLDLRFNQLTGKLPHSLGKFTSLFYLDLSTNPVNSHTISGPIPTSIGNLSNLVYLNVDNNKLNGKIPESIGKLTNLHSLHLRENYWEGTLTNLHFHNLTNLVYLSVSSKKNSLSFKVTNDWVPPFKNLFHLEISGCDVGPTFPNWLRELNSLNDIILKNAGISGIIPHWLYNMSSQISQLDLSHNKISGYFPKKMNFTSSNLPRVDFSFNQLKGSVPLWSGVSGLYLRNNLLSGTVPTNIGEEMSNLIDLDLSNNNLNGRIPISLNEIQNLNHLDLSYNYLFGEIPEFWMGMQSLQIIDLSNNNLSELLLRGNILTGSIPKELCGLRSLHILDLAENNLSGSIPTCFGDVEGFKVPQTYFIDLIYSITDDSIVPYTRHTELVINRRIVKYLKQMPVHSIIDLSKNYLSGEIPEKITQLIHLGALNLSWNQLTGNIPNNIGSLIDLENLDLSHNNLSGPVPPSMASMTFLSHLNLSYNNLSEQIPMANQFGTFNEPAIYEGNPGLCGYPAN; translated from the exons ATGTCTTCTCTGTTAGAGTTGCATTTGGCTTCTTGCGGAATTTCTTCTCTCCCTCCAACTTCgccatttttaaatattacaCCACTTTCTGTGCTTGATCTCTCTGGAAATCCTTTAAATACCTCAATGCCTTCTTGGCTGTTCAACATGAGTACCCTTACAGAACTCAATCTTTACGCATCATCTCTAATAGGTCCTATTCCTTCTATGTTTGGAAGATGGAATCTCTGCCAGATTCAGTATCTAGTCCTCGGTTTAAATGATCTAATTGGTGATATAACCGAACTGATAGAGGCATTGTCTTGTAGCAACCAAAGCCTAGAGTTTTTAGATTTAAGGTTTAATCAACTAACTGGGAAATTGCCTCATTCATTAGGGAAATTTACTAGTTTGTTTTATCTTGATTTGTCAACAAACCCGGTGAACTCACACACGATCTCAGGTCCTATACCAACATCTATAGGAAACTTATCAAATCTTGTTTATCTGAATGTGGACAACAACAAGTTGAATGGGAAAATTCCGGAAAGCATTGGTAAACTAACCAATTTGCATTCTCTACACCTACGCGAGAATTATTGGGAAGGTACACTTACAAACTTACATTTCCATAATCTCACAAACCTGGTATATTTATCTGtgtcatctaaaaaaaattcactttctTTCAAAGTGACGAATGATTGGGTTCCACCTTTTAAGAATTTATTTCATCTTGAAATCAGTGGTTGTGATGTTGGTCCAACATTTCCTAACTGGCTTAGAGAGCTAAATTCCTtgaatgacataatcctaaaaAATGCTGGAATTTCTGGGATAATACCCCATTGGCTTTACAATATGTCCTCCCAAATTTCGCAGCTAGATCTTTCTCACAACAAAATAAGTGGTTACTTTCCCAAAAAAATGAACTTCACTTCCTCAAATTTACCTAGAGTTGACTTTTCTTTTAACCAGTTGAAGGGTTCAGTCCCACTTTGGTCAGGAGTGTCTGGTCTCTACCTAAGGAACAATTTGTTATCTGGGACAGTACCAACCAATATTGGCGAAGAAATGTCAAATTTAATCGACTTGGATCTTTCAAATAACAACCTAAACGGGAGAATCCCAATCTCCTTAAATGagattcaaaatttaaatcatcTTGATCTATCCTACAATTATCTGTTTGGGGAAATTCCTGAGTTTTGGATGGGCATGCAGAGTTTACAAATTATTGATCTATCAAATAACAATTTGTCAG AGTTATTGTTACGAGGAAATATACTAACTGGAAGCATTCCCAAAGAGTTATGCGGTTTACGTTCCCTCCATATATTGGATCTTGCAGAAAACAATTTGTCAGGATCGATACCAACATGCTTTGGTGATGTGGAAGGTTTCAAAGTACCACAGACATACTTCATTGATTTGATTTATTCAATTACAGATGATAGCATTGTACCATACACGAGGCACACAGAATTGGTCATAAACAGAAGAATAGTCAAATACTTGAAGCAAATGCCGGTACATTCGATCATTGATCTCTCTAAGAATTATCTTTCTGGAGAGATACCAGAGAAGATAACACAGCTGATTCACTTAGGTGCTCTGAATTTGTCCTGGAATCAGCTTACTGGGAATATACCCAATAACATTGGATCACTAATAGATTTAGAAAATCTTGACCTTTCACATAATAATCTTTCAGGTCCAGTCCCTCCAAGCATGGCTTCAATGACATTCTTGAGTCATTTGAATTTGTCATACAACAATCTTTCAGAACAAATTCCGATGGCTAATCAGTTTGGCACCTTCAATGAGCCAGCAATCTATGAAGGCAACCCGGGGCTTTGTGGGTACCCTGCCAACTAA
- the LOC25486016 gene encoding receptor-like protein EIX2 isoform X2, with the protein MMASTKIISVHIVIPLFFLFASTQCEVKSLNVSTLCIKEERMALLNVKKDLNDPYNCLSSWVGKDCCRWIGIECDYQTGYILKLDLGSANICTDALSFISGMVLPHLGNLSNLHYLDISNSFSSLWVRDLSWLSTLSSLQYLGMDFAKFINSPHELFRSVNKMSSMLELHLSSCCSPFIFTVFKYDITFCP; encoded by the exons ATGATGGCAAGCACAAAAATCATCAGTGTACATATTGTTATTCCTCTCTTCTTCCTTTTTGCATCAACTCAATGTGAAGTTAAAAGCCTTAATGTTAGCACTCTTTGCATTAAGGAAGAGAGAATGGCACTCCTTAACGTCAAAAAAGATCTCAATGATCCTTACAATTGCCTTTCTTCATGGGTTGGGAAAGATTGTTGTCGCTGGATTGGTATAGAATGTGACTATCAAACTGGTTACATTCTTAAGCTTGATCTTGGGTCCGCAAATATCTGCACAGATGCGTTGTCTTTCATATCCG GAATGGTCCTTCCTCATCTTGGCAATCTGTCAAATTTGCATTATCTTGATATCTCTAACTCATTTTCGTCACTTTGGGTCAGAGACTTAAGTTGGCTCTCTACTCTGTCTTCGCTTCAATATCTTGGCATGGATTTTGCCAAATTTATCAACTCGCCCCACGAGTTGTTTCGATCTGTGAATAAGATGTCTTCTATGTTAGAGTTGCACTTGTCCTCTTGTTGCTCTCCCTTCATCTTCACCGTTTTTAAATATGACATCACTTTCTGTCCTTGA